The Euphorbia lathyris chromosome 4, ddEupLath1.1, whole genome shotgun sequence genomic interval GAGTTGACTTATGCTTATTTGTCACCAATGCCATCATTCTGATGTCTTTTAACCATTGAAACCATGAGAGTGACCTATTTGAGACAAACTCAAAAGTTAGACAATCagataagttcagtgaccaatagTGCATTTAAACCCTGCAACCACCCTTAAACTTTATTCTCTAATACCTTAAATTGATTCTATAGGGACGGTTAAAACCACCcctttcttgtttttttatttatattatattctcTATATTACAATTAGATACCTAGTAACAATTTGATTGTTATACCGCAAATCTAAATTGAAAAATCATTTCAAAAAGGGAATATAGTATCAAAATATTCAAAGTttctaaaattcataaaaagaaCAAATGTGTAGCTTGTAAAATTAAAGAACAAACTAAATTCAATGAAACATATCCTTTTCAACATCATTCTAGTGCCAAACTGATCATTTGATTCCAGACTTCCAGACACAATAAAAGAAACAATTTTAATGTCTAATTTATcattccgaataaaagaaaccaCTTTGCAAATAGTGTAACATTTCCTCATCATTCTCTATTGCAAATACTAAGTTCCTACTTCCTCTATTTTCACTGTTTTCTCCTTTTTGGCATTCAGTTCATGAACAGCATAATTTTCATCTTAAGTCAGAATATCAAGCACCATGTTCAAATATCCATAagaaaaagtttatttaatCATATGAGTCATTGTGCTATGTATGATATCCATCAAACCCAGTAGCATGTAATAGAGCTGATTAAGTATTGACAAGCTTAATTGATGTAAGAGAAAAAAATTGTGAGATTCCGGATTATGAGAATAGGAGGTTATTACTATGGTCAAGTTTACCAACTAATGCCTTTACATGCAGGTTAGAAGACTCAAATGACCACAACATGCAAGACTTGTAAAAGTTACCGATGTCAACATCACAACAAGTTATATAAATGTAAAAAGAACATTACAAATTCCACATTAAAAGCCAACAAATTAGTATTAAAGTAATTATGGACATACCTATTTCAACTAAAATAGGGATCATGgtttgaatttgatgatttatgtACTGACACTTGATAAAATGAAGTCATATTATCTCTAATGCTAGCATCACAAACCTAtgaaaagaaagataaaataaataataataataataataataataataatagaacaCATATCATTATCATATGGGATACACATATCACTACCTAATAATCAGTTTCTTGAATATTAGGCATCCCTTGTCTAGGAAATTTTTGAGATAGAAAAGCATCCACGTCAGTCAATTTGTGGGAGACTATCTCATATCTAGCAACCAAATCTTCATATTTTTCACATACTACAATATGTCTATCAGCCAAATCGTCATATTTATTACATACTTCCTCATGCCTAGTGGATAAATCACTAAGCTTAGACGTGATGTCATTTGACTTCACTTTAAGTGATTCGACATTATGTAATTGACTTGATGAATTCCATCTTGATCTGACATCATAAGACGTAGATCCAAAATAACTTTTTGGAGTTGGCCTCAATCCTAAACCCCTAAATAGCAATTATGTTCCTTGCTAAAAACATATTCAGATACCTGCTCATTTATTTCACTTATAGATGCACTCAGATACCTCTTACAATAGTTACTGAgtatacagagtaccttcctctattcttctactcaacactatttctaccactgagtgatataaccgagcaactcagtatcTCCTTCTATTCTccagaattgataaagtttttgttctaaatacaaagaacactttagatgcttaacaatctagacttttacacaagatatGAATAAGTGTAAGATTTCTCTTTGTTTTGCTTTTgagacagaaacttcaagtagctcagcgtttcgacttggttgaagatctgcatcgaatgaagtatttgagaggcctatttatagtgacatctgaGGCTCCAggtatttcgaatttcaaaataaccgttggagggaaacggctctcTGTCGCTTTCATTTGGTCAGTGCTCAGTGTCTTCGACCAATAAAAatattgcatcttctgtctGATTCAGTTGCCAGGTACTTCTGGTCGGTAGGCGTCAGATTGTCCCTCTACTTATGGCAAattcttccagacagcttcctgtgtcttctgaaacTTTTCCAAAGTGGAACAACTTTGTCTCGAAGTTACTCAGGTCAACTGCTGACCTGTCTTCTATCCGttcgactcagcagcttccgcatgaagcaattgagaatgCCTTCTCGATTCTTCTTGTTGATGGGCCACGTTTCTTCCTGTTGGGCCGCATGGCTTgaatctgttgacttgggctttgaccttctcttgtgggcttttgaaccttgatcttttaatttctttaagatcttatagattttaattactcaacattgaacaaacaaattagtattaaataaatcaaaacatttaaatttaatgtgttggaatattttatcatgagaatttagatctaatttaaataattttgtcaaatcaaaattattgttgcaaggtgtttcaacaggttgAATGGGGAAAAGAGGTGCCAGAATTTTGTCACCCTCTTAATTACTGTTTATGTCCTTCTTTGCCATCTTGCCATGTAACCCTATTTCTTAAATGCCACTTAGCCGCTTGTCCCCTCCTTACCCTTATCCTTTATTTGTGTTTGTTAAACCTCGTTATTTGTAAAGATGAACAACTTTTTAtgaaatcaaaatatttaatcCTCCAATGGAGCAAGATTTTACCTTTCTTCGGATTAACTCCTTGAAATATAGCTTGagaagaaattctttggttGATTTACGATTAAAATCAACAAGTTCATGATTAGTTTGTATCAATCATAGCATTATAATCttaagtaaaatatattaaaagataCAAGTTGGTGAAACACCAATGTACAGGGCGGATCATGTGCCTAGGCCTGGAGTTCCCTGGCCTACGGTCCAAAGTTGGAGGGAGTCCCAAATTTTTTAATATGtgtgtatttatatatgagtaaaaaataattaaagttaTAACTTGCTCAACTACAAACCTTGTATTATCTCATATTACAACCGCATACCTCTGATTGACATGTGGAatatattttatgtatttaagttatttttttgcaatcgagtgatcaattgattaccttTTACACAAGTTCAAGAGACTAAcagaatattttatgcaagttcagtgggatatcgagacactttgaaaattgaggaaaccaatcaaactttttgtactAGTTCaagggacaaatgatgtattaagcctagatTTAATAACATATCGTATTTTCTCTTGCCATTCTTTTTCTTCCAGCATTGCAAATATTTTGCTCAGTATGTTTTTCTATTACTCCTTTTTATGTGTTGGTTTTcaagataaattttatattcaattaaTTCAGATGGTATTATTAAAAGTTACAAACCGAAAGTCATTTTTaagaatcttttatttttcatctcaATTTTTCAATCTCTAGACATATATATAATCTAATCTACTTTGAGCTCATATTTGCTTTCCTTTCTGTATACTCAACTTCAAATCTACTTTCTTTTAGACTCATAGATGAAATTGCAATGACATACTCAAAACAACCCCTCACAGTTAGTGGAGAACTAGAGCCAGATATTTGAGTGTCAACGAGCAAAAATTTAGTAAGAAGCCCAAATGGTATTTGGGATAAAAAATCAGGAATAACGACATTAGCGACggaattttatttgtttttatttgtagCAGCAAATCCATATATAGTAATGGGAACAGAACAACAGAAAGTAGCATTTTACATTGAAAAATATAATAACAGATATTTTACCTACTATAAACAGACTGATATACAAGGATTTCTTAagagtttaatatttttaacataatatttaaagtttatttgatttaaccaTTCAGtaccaaaattaaaaatgaaaatgttcaCCTACAAAGCATTTAAACATTCTACCTAAGCAGCATAAAGTACTAATTCAAAAAATGACATGAATAAAAAGTATAATATTAATAACTCAATTCAAATAAAGCCCAAGAGTTTAACAATGCTAATTAAAATGATTAAACCATAAAACATAATCATCATCCAAATAGTCATTAAAACATAATCATCATCCAAATAGTCATTAAAACATTAACATCATTACCAAATGTCAACAAAATCAACttcaatttagtttataaaagCAAGTAACTAATGAACCACAAATCCTCTAAGATCTTCAATATCTACTTAGGGGGTAGCAACTCAATAATCACATTTTTAGAACATCTTGGCAACCTCATGAATCCTCATTCAAATGTTGCCATCTTAGAAGTTGTTACATGATCTTTGAATTCCACCACCATCTTTTCCAACACTCTTGCATTCTTGAGGAGAAATTTTACAAAGGTTAAAACAACCTCCTCCGGACAGTCAATGATCATAATAGTCTTCAGATGCAATGATAAACAATCAAAGTCCATCTCATTGGAATTCCAATAGTTTTTTCCAAAATCAGTCTGCTTGAGGAAATTATAATATTTCtagagataaaacaaaaaaaaatattgttaggATAAGGTACTTATTTTATGGAAAACTAgtgaaattaaaatgttaaaacaTTTTCTATTGTGTTCCTTTTGCTTTATAAACATAAAACTGAGAAAACTCATGAAATATCAACCATTTAATTCACAATAATTCTTGAATTAAATTTGACAACTAGAATTAAAAGGTTTAAAAAATTACCTGATCATAGTGCGGCACATTAATAACTAATTTCTCAAGCACATGTGAATTACGAAGTACACATGCAATTCCAAATTTAGGGTTGGTGGTATTAGAATAATACAAAATCAAGCATTTGATGTCTAACACCGGTAAAAACAGATCTCCCATGGAAACAAATTTTGAGAGAACCTGCAAACATAACATAGAAAAGAAAATTCACTAAAAAATATTAGACATATTTCTATTAAAGTCAGGatgaaatgtttttttattctttataagTTACCTTGATAAAGCATCTCCCAAGTGTTAGCTCTTTGATATGTTGAAGCTGTTGAAGAATGTCTTGAATCCAACTTTTTTGACTTTCTTGATCTGAAATATCATCCTCCTCCCACTCCCCCAGACCATAAAACTCGGGACCGTAAAAATCAATAGTAGCACAAAGTAAAGATGACAGATTCAGTAATTTAACAGTTCCATCTCGTCCCAAATCATTAAGAATAATCAGTTTTTCAAGATTTGGACATGAAATTTCCACATCAGTTAAGTGTCCTAAAGccaatcttttcaaagattCCGAAGCAATAACCAGCCCTGGAATCCCATCACAGTTAAGATCAAATGATTCGAGTAACAAACTACAAGATACAACATTTTTAATCGCTTGAGTAACCAGCTTTGAATAACATATCGGCACAACATTAAGATTCAAAGATAATTCCTCGAGgtttggacatgaaatttcaaaaGCTGAAATAAAACGGTCACTATAAACAAATCCCATAGCAGCATTATGATGGCAGGgaaatcttttcaaagatttCGAAACAATAATCAGCTTATCAAATTGAGAAAGACTGGCAATCAATTCTAACgattgtcagcgaatgtgaagaaaGCCAAATGGTATACgcggtaatggttaaggcgaatcacgaatccgcccaaagggacgaaagggaaatgccgagtgaagtgacccgcctacttggcgagtatcaagatctgttcccggAAGAGCTACCCAGTGGGTTACCAcatttgagggacatccaacatcatatcgatcttgtgcctggggctagcttaccaagcctcccacactATCGAATGAGTCCGAAGGAGAACgacatcatgagacagaaagtggaggaactcatcgagatatgatacgttagggagagtatgagtccttgcgccgttccagctttacttacgccgaagaaggatgggtcttggcggatgtgtgttgatagtagggccatcaacaagatcaccatcaagtacaagtttcccattccaaggttggatgatatgctggaccagcttggcggatctaaagtcttctccaagattgatctcaggagcggttATCACCAGATACGTATTCGAGCTAGGGATGAATGGAAGACTGCTTTAAGACTagggatggattgtatgagtggttagtgatgccatttgggatgaccaatgcccctagtacttttatgaggctaatgaatcaggtgcttcgcccggtgattgggaagttcgtagttgtgtattttgatgatattttgattcatagccagaccttggcggatCATGAGAAGCACTTGCAGACAGTATTTgatctgttaaggaaacacTAGCTATTcgccaacaccaagaagtgtgactttgtcatggaaagtttggttttcctttgattcgtggttagtggcgacGGTGTCCAAGTGGATGGAGAGAAGgtgagagccatccgagaatggccgactccgaggaatgtgggggacatcaggagttttcatgggctagcaacattttatcgaagattcattaagaacttcagttccatagtggccccattgacagaatgtttgaagaaaggaaaggggttcgagtgggcggacgcccaagaagagagcttcgccttgatcaaggaaaaactgagtacagcgccagtgctggcgtatcttgattttgataaactgtttgaagttgagtgtgatgccagtggaattgggattggtggtgttttGATGCAAGAGAAAAGGCCCATTgcgtacttcagtgagaagctatgtgacgcacggcaaaagtgggcaacgtatgatcaagaattttatgccatagtgagggcattgaaagtatgggagcattacttagtggggaaagaattcattctctacactgaccatcaggCCCTCAAGTATctaggaagtcagaagcaacttcgaagctccatgcatgcccgatggtccgccttcatagataagttcccctataagcttatccataaggcgggaAAACAAAACATAGTGGCAGACGCCTTGAGTCGGAGggttgcactaataaaaacCGTCAATCTGAAAGACCGACTGCTTCGAACATATCAGAGGAGAGTACCTGGCGGATCCCGACTTCGGTAGCATTTGGGAGAAATGTAAAACCCAGCATGGAGATGGAGCGTATCACATCACggatgagtatctaatgaggggtaaccaactttgtttacctTGCACTTCCATCCGCAAAAAAGTTATCCGCGATCtgcatggcggatccctgggggacattttgggcgaAACAAGACCTATGAAGCAGtaagttcccgttatttctggcccaagatgaggagagatgtggcgtacctagtagaacgatgctatatctgccagaccgccaagggacaccCCACTAATGCTGGTTTGCAACTACCACTACCTGTACCAGAAactatatgggaggatctgtccatggattttgtcctagggttacccagaac includes:
- the LOC136227044 gene encoding uncharacterized protein, coding for MGFVYSDRFISAFEISCPNLEELSLNLNVVPICYSKLVTQAIKNVVSCSLLLESFDLNCDGIPGLVIASESLKRLALGHLTDVEISCPNLEKLIILNDLGRDGTVKLLNLSSLLCATIDFYGPEFYGLGEWEEDDISDQESQKSWIQDILQQLQHIKELTLGRCFIKVLSKFVSMGDLFLPVLDIKCLILYYSNTTNPKFGIACVLRNSHVLEKLVINVPHYDQKYYNFLKQTDFGKNYWNSNEMDFDCLSLHLKTIMIIDCPEEVVLTFVKFLLKNARVLEKMVVEFKDHVTTSKMATFE